DNA from Nocardioides seonyuensis:
GGGTGACGTGGCAATTCGACCAAGAATTGGCACCACCGGGAATGTCGAAAAGCGCGGTGAATGCGAGGACACGCCGTCGTGCTGTGCAGGTCAGTGCACGCGGACCTCGAAGTCGAGCTCGGGGCAGGCCCGCTCGACCTCGCCGCGGAGCTTGGGGTCGCGCGTCTGGATGAGGACACCGCTCCCCCAGTCGCGCACCAGGTTGCACAGCTGGGCAGGGTCGAAGCTGTCGAGCCCGTAGGCGTAGGCACGGGGCTGGTCACCCACCTGGTCGACGGGCAGCTGGAGAAGCCAGTAGTTGATGAACCCGTTGGCCCCGGGATCCGGAGACCACCGTGACGCCACGACCTTGCGGTCCGCGTCCTCGAGCGCGAGGAGCGAGCGAGCCGCCGGATCCATCGCGCTGGCCCGGTCGGGGAACATGATCGAGACCGTCGGCAGCACCGAGGTCACCCGGTAGTCGGGCGTGCGATGGGCGATGGGATAGGAGAGGGCGGCCAGCGGCCTGAGGTCGAACGGCGGCACCTGCAGCAGCAGCGCTCCCGTGAGCAGCATCGTCCCGAGCACGGCAGCACCGCTCTGCACTCGACCGAGCGCCTCGCCAAGCCAGCTTCGGACAGACCCCAGCAGCACGATCGGTGCGAGCAACGACAGGCTCCACGCGAACTTCTGCGGGTAGTAGCCCCACGGGCCGCCGGGCGCGCCTGAGCGTTGCTCCATCAGGTAGAGGATCCCCGCCGCTCCCGCGACTCCCAGGACCAGCACCCCCACCAGATCGAGGTGGAGCGAGCCCCACCGCGACAGGAGGAGGACGCCGAGCGGAACCAGCCAGAAGACCGGCGGCAGGTGCTCGCCGAAGGCAGGGAAGCTTCCCTCCATGGCCAGCCCCTCCGAGGATGCCGCGAAGTCGGCCCGGGTGACGATCACGGCGTACGACGCGAGGACGGCCCAGGGCGCGAGCCAGACGATCAGCACCCACCCGCGCAGGGCGAGGTGCCGGCGCCAGCGCCACCCCACGACGGCGAGGGCGAGGCAGACGGGCACCAGGGCCAGCGGTGCCCACGCAGCCAGGAGGCCGACTCCTGACAGCGCGAGCAGGCCGGAGCCCACCACCGGTGAGCGCTCGGACGCCATCCAGGCTGTCCACGCCGCCAGGAGGAGGACCGCGGTCGGAAGGGAGTTCCAGAAGCCGTAGACGAACACGTGGCCTGCCAACGACCAGGTCCAGGGGATCACCGCCGCCACGGCCGCGAGGACGGCGCGACACCAGGGCCGGGATGCGCCGATCGTCGCGGCGACCAGCACACCCCCGAGCAGGCTGACAGCCCCCACCAGGAGCAGCAGTGCCTGGGACGTACGCAGGAGGTCGTGGGACAGGAGCGCCGTCGGGTCGACGTCGGACCGCCCGGGGACGAGGAAGAGCGCGACGAGCTCGTTGGCCAGGGGCGCGGGGTTGCGGTGGGAGCCCGGATCCAGCCCTCCGTCCTCGACGATGTAGCGGGCGGAGATCAGGTTCCACGGGCTGTCGTTGTTCATCATCCAGGCGAGCTTGGGGCGCCCCGACAGCCACCGAGCCGCCGGCACGGCCAGCACCTGCACCAGGGACAGCAGGGCGAGGCCGGCACCCAGCACCAGGTCCGCGCGGGACATCGCGAGCGTCGTAGCACGCGAACGCCACAAGGACGCCAAGGAGGCGCCCCCGACGAGAGCGGGCAGGACCAGCAGCCACCCGAGGGAGGCACCGAGCGCCGGCCACAGCCTCATGCTCACGGTCAGCAGGCCGAGAGCGCCCACCAGGACAGCTGCCAGCGCGACCGGGGTGGTGAGCCACGAGCGCAGCGCCAGCGTCGCCAGGGCGACGGCGAGCACCAGGAGCGGGGCCGGGGTGCCACCCAGGACCACGAGGACGCAGGACCCGACCAACGCGGCGGCAGCCGCACCGACCAACCATCGCAGCGAGCCCGACGGCTCTGACCGCGACGGCGGCACGGAGGCGTCCGTTCGGGTACGGCGGCCGCCCCGCTCACCGCCGTGCTGCGTGAGGGCGTCCGGAAACGCAGACGTCACGTCGACAAACTCCCGGCTGATCGTGGTGGACGCCGCCGATGCTACGCGGCCCGCCGGCCCCCGGAGCCGCCACCCTCAGGCGTTCCGCTCGAACACCAGTCGCAGGCCTTGCAGGGTCAGCCACGGGGAGTGCTCGGTGAAGCAGTCACACTCCTCGAGCAGCAGCGGCGCGAGGTGCCCGGTGGCGATCACGGTGACGTCGTCGACCGGCACACCGAGCTCGGCGATCATGCGGTCGACCAGTCCTTCGACCTGGGCGGCGACCCCGAAGAGCATTCCCGACTGCAATGCCTCGACCGTGTTCTTGGCGATCACCGTGCGGGGCCTCATCAATTCGACCTTGCGCAATTGGGCGCCGCGCCTGCCGAGTGCTTCGAGGGAGATCTCTATTCCTGGGGAAATTGCTCCGCCGACATATTGGCCTGCCGCATTGACGACGTCGAACGTGGTGGCGGTCCCGAAGTCCACGACGATGGCGGGCCCGCCGTGGATCGTCGCTGCTGCCAGGGAGTTCACGATGCGGTCGGCTCCCACCTCGCGCGGGTTGTCCATCAGCACAGGGATCCCGGTCCGCACGCCCGGCTCCACCACGACGCAGGGCACTCCCTCGAAGTGCCGCACCACCATCTCGCGCCACTCGTGCAGGACGGCCGGCACGGTCGAGCAGATCGCGATGCCGTCGACGTCGCCGGCCCGGTCGTCGAGCAGGCCCCGGATGAGCACCGCCCACTCGTCGGCCGTGCGGCGCTCCTCGGTGGCGACCCGCCAGTCGGCGGTGACCCGGTCACCGTCCAGGAGCCCGAGGGAGGTGTGGCTGTTGCCGATGTCGGCGGCGAGCAGGCTCACGACTGCGAGGCCCGTCCCGGGAGCAGGTCCATCCCGATGTCGAAGACCACCACCGAGTGGGTGAGCGCACCGACGGAGACGAAGTCGACACCCGTCGCTCCGATCCGGGAGGCACGCTCCAGCGTGATGCCGCCGCTCGCCTCGAGCGGCACCCGGCCGGCGGTGCGGCGTACGGCGTCGGCCATCAGCTCGTCGCTCATGTTGTCGAGCAGGATGCGGTCGGGGAGCCTGTCCAGCGCCAGCAGCTCGTCGAGCTGGTCCAGGGTCGTCACCTCGACCTCGACCGGGAGGTCGGGGTGCTGCTCGCGGATGGCGTCGAGCGCCGGCACCACTCCCCCGGCCGCGAGGACGTGGTTGTCCTTGACCATCGCCATGTCGAACAGGCCGAACCGGTGGTTGACGCCGCCCCCGCAGCGGACGGCGTACTTCTGGAGCGCGCGCAGCCCGGGCAGCGTCTTGCGGGTGTCGAGGACCCTCGTGGGAGAGCCCTCGAGAGCGTCGACCCAGCGGGCGGTGGCGGTGGCGATGCCGGAGAGGTGGCAGGCGAGGTTGAGGGCGACCCGTTCGGCCACGAGGAGCTGTCGGGTGTGCCCGGCGACGCGCATGACGACGTCGCCCCTCTCGACGCGGGTGCCGTCCGCCAGGCGCTCGCTGATGTCGACGTCGCGACCGTGCACCGCGTGGAACACCGCCGCGGCCACCCCGAGACCCGCGACGACGCCCGGCTCGCGGGCCGCGAAGACCGCCTCACCACGCTCGTCGGAACCGATGGTCGCCCAGCTGGTCGGGTCCGGGGGGCCGTCCGGCAGGTCCTCGCGCAGGGCCAGGTCGATGGTGTCCCGGACCTGGTCGGGGTCAAGGCCTGCGTCGACGAGCTCGTTGATCAGATCGGTCGGCACCGCGGCGAGGCTGCTCATGCTGGCGCTCCTGTGGTGGAGGGATCGGTCGAGGGAGCATGCGTCCACTCGCTGGTCACGCGGCCGTCCTCGTCGAGCCACGAGTCGATGTGGCCTGCCCTGCTGTCGTCGCGGTCGGGGTGGTCCTCGCGCCAGTGCGAGCCACGGGTCTCGGTGCGGACCAGCGCTGCCTGCGCCAACGCGGTGCTGATCGTGAGCAGGTTGGAGGTCTCCCACGTGTCGACGCCGGGGGCGGCCTCCTCGGCGCCCAGCTCGGCGAGGACGGC
Protein-coding regions in this window:
- a CDS encoding type III pantothenate kinase, with the protein product MSLLAADIGNSHTSLGLLDGDRVTADWRVATEERRTADEWAVLIRGLLDDRAGDVDGIAICSTVPAVLHEWREMVVRHFEGVPCVVVEPGVRTGIPVLMDNPREVGADRIVNSLAAATIHGGPAIVVDFGTATTFDVVNAAGQYVGGAISPGIEISLEALGRRGAQLRKVELMRPRTVIAKNTVEALQSGMLFGVAAQVEGLVDRMIAELGVPVDDVTVIATGHLAPLLLEECDCFTEHSPWLTLQGLRLVFERNA
- the nadC gene encoding carboxylating nicotinate-nucleotide diphosphorylase — encoded protein: MSSLAAVPTDLINELVDAGLDPDQVRDTIDLALREDLPDGPPDPTSWATIGSDERGEAVFAAREPGVVAGLGVAAAVFHAVHGRDVDISERLADGTRVERGDVVMRVAGHTRQLLVAERVALNLACHLSGIATATARWVDALEGSPTRVLDTRKTLPGLRALQKYAVRCGGGVNHRFGLFDMAMVKDNHVLAAGGVVPALDAIREQHPDLPVEVEVTTLDQLDELLALDRLPDRILLDNMSDELMADAVRRTAGRVPLEASGGITLERASRIGATGVDFVSVGALTHSVVVFDIGMDLLPGRASQS